From the genome of Triticum aestivum cultivar Chinese Spring chromosome 3B, IWGSC CS RefSeq v2.1, whole genome shotgun sequence, one region includes:
- the LOC123070648 gene encoding receptor-like protein kinase 5, translated as MCLYKTSSSSRVHRGGQHTKKTSLKTPRSMATLPCRASLLLLLVLPCCLLHRAAAQAADDRQLLIRIKRVWRDPPVLAAWNGSGDHCTWPYVTCDASGRVTSLSLANTGVAGPFPDAIGGLSGLTSLDLSGNYLDGELPADIGRALGKNLTSLMLNGNYFNGTIPTSLSRLKNLQSLALDNNFLAGTIPAELGDLTGLQMLTLANNSFSVGVLPASFKNLTQLKTFWAAICNLTGDFPSYVAEMRELEVLDLSVNALTGSIPPAIWNLAKLQTMALFANNFTGGVVVADGAFSAVNLVMIDLSSNHRLSGPIPEAFGHLPNLETLNLYFNNFSGEIPASIGRLPSLVTLSLFRNRLTGRLPPDLGKNSSAGLMYIDVDDNEISGAIPEGLCANGKFQSLIARNNRLNGSIPAGLASCATLNNLMLGNNQLSGEVPEALWTVPQLEYVLLRNNRLSGSLPVKMFINLSTLHIENNQFGGNIPAAAVGLREFIAGNNNFSGEMPASLGKGMPLLQAMNLSGNQLFGGIPSSVAKLRLLTQLDLSRNQLAGEIPAELGAMRVLSALDLSSNKLSGYIPPPLAGLPLTFLNLSSNQLDGQVPAGLATAAYDRSFLGNPGLCHAGLGPRYLTGVRSCAAGSQAASSSSGVSPALRTGLLVAAGALLVLIVVFAFFIVRDIRKRKRAARDGGWKITPFQTDLGFGEAAILRALTEENLVGSGGSGRVYCAAYTNRYNGSAGAVAVKQIRSSGKVDEKLEREFESEAGILGGVRHKNIVRLLCCLSRGDSSGKLLVYDYMDNGSLDGWLHGHALTDGARHSVSSVARARSGRREAGLDWPARIRVAVAAAQGLCYMHHECSPPIVHRDVKTSNILLDSEFRAKVADFGLARMLVQAGTPDTMSAVAGSFGYMAPECGYTRKVTEKVDVYSFGVVLLELTTGRAANDGGEDGSLAEWARHLYQSGGSIGEATDSRIRYAGCSEEIEVVFRLGVMCTSASPSSRTTMKDVLQILLRCCEQTHQKGKAEPGREYEAAPLLLPQRGSRRKQLSNSKGSDSEEKSDFDGIV; from the exons ATGTGCTTATACAAAACCAGCTCCTCTTCCCGCGTCCACCGCGGCGGCCAACACACGAAGAAGACCAGCCTGAAAACGCCCCGGAGCATGGCAACCTTACCATgtcgcgcgtccctcctcctcctgctcgtGCTACCCTGCTGCCTCTTGCACCGTGCAGCCGCCCAGGCCGCCGACGACAGGCAGCTGCTCATCCGGATCAAGCGCGTGTGGCGCGACCCGCCCGTGCTCGCGGCATGGAACGGCTCGGGCGACCACTGCACCTGGCCCTACGTCACCTGCGATGCCTCCGGGCGCGTCACGAGCCTCTCCCTCGCCAACACCGGCGTCGCCGGCCCGTTCCCGGACGCCATCGGCGGCCTCTCAGGCCTCACCAGCCTCGATTTGTCCGGTAACTACCTCGACGGCGAGCTCCCCGCCGACATCGGCCGCGCGCTCGGGAAGAACCTCACCTCTCTGATGCTCAACGGCAACTACTTCAACGGTACCATCCCTACCTCTTTGTCCCGGTTAAAGAACCTGCAGTCGCTCGCGCTGGACAACAACTTCCTCGCCGGCACCATCCCGGCAGAGCTCGGCGACCTCACGGGCCTTCAGATGTTGACGCTCGCCAACAACTCGTTCAGCGTTGGCGTGCTGCCGGCGTCGTTCAAGAACCTGACCCAGCTGAAAACCTTTTGGGCGGCGATCTGCAACCTCACCGGCGACTTTCCCAGCTATGTGGCGGAGATGCGGGAGTTGGAGGTGCTCGACCTCTCGGTTAACGCCTTGACCGGGAGTATACCTCCGGCGATTTGGAACCTCGCCAAGTTGCAAACTATGGCTCTGTTTGCAAACAACTTCACCGGCGGGGTCGTTGTCGCCGATGGTGCTTTCAGCGCGGTCAATTTGGTGATGATCGACCTGTCGTCGAATCACAGGCTAAGTGGGCCGATTCCGGAAGCGTTCGGGCACTTGCCGAACCTTGAAACACTGAACTTGTACTTCAACAACTTCTCCGGTGAGATACCCGCGAGCATCGGCCGGTTGCCTTCATTGGTGACCTTGAGCTTGTTCAGAAATCGTCTCACCGGCAGGCTCCCTCCGGACCTCGGCAAGAACTCGTCGGCAGGGTTGATGTATATTGATGTTGACGACAACGAGATCAGCGGCGCGATTCCGGAGGGGCTTTGCGCCAACGGCAAGTTCCAGTCGCTCATCGCCAGGAACAACCGCTTGAACGGCTCAATCCCGGCAGGCCTTGCCAGTTGCGCCACGCTCAACAACCTTATGCTCGGCAATAACCAGCTCTCCGGCGAGGTCCCTGAAGCGTTGTGGACGGTGCCACAACTTGAATACGTGCTGTTGCGGAATAACCGGCTCAGCGGGAGTCTGCCGGTCAAGATGTTCATCAACCTCTCCACTTTACACATAGAGAACAATCAGTTTGGTGGGAACATCCCAGCGGCGGCCGTTGGGCTCCGGGAGTTCATCGCCGGGAACAACAATTTTTCAGGGGAGATGCCGGCAAGTCTTGGTAAAGGCATGCCGCTGCTGCAGGCAATGAACTTGTCCGGTAACCAGCTCTTTGGTGGGATCCCGAGCAGCGTAGCCAAGCTCCGATTGCTGACGCAGCTGGACCTGAGTAGGAATCAGCTCGCCGGCGAGATACCGGCAGAATTGGGCGCCATGCGGGTGCTCAGTGCACTTGACCTGTCGTCGAACAAGCTATCTGGCTACATACCGCCGCCGCTTGCCGGGCTACCGCTCACCTTTCTCAACCTGTCATCAAACCAGCTCGATGGGCAGGTACCGGCAGGGCTCGCCACCGCCGCTTACGATCGGAGCTTCCTCGGCAACCCCGGCCTCTGCCATGCTGGTCTGGGGCCCCGCTATCTCACCGGCGTGCGGTCCTGCGCTGCGGGATCACaagccgcctcttcctcctcgggcgTCTCGCCGGCGCTCCGCACTGGCCTCCTAGTCGCTGCCGGCGCGCTCCTTGTCCTCATCGTGGTCTTCGCCTTCTTCATCGTCCGCGACATCAGGAAAAGGAAGCGCGCGGCACGGGACGGTGGCTGGAAGATCACGCCTTTCCAGACCGATCTGGGCTTCGGGGAAGCAGCCATACTCCGGGCGCTGACCGAGGAGAATCTCGTCGGCAGCGGCGGGTCGGGGCGCGTGTACTGCGCCGCGTACACCAACCGGTACAACGGCAGCGCCGGCGCCGTGGCCGTGAAGCAAATACGGAGCTCCGGGAAGGTGGACGAGAAGCTGGAGCGCGAGTTCGAGTCGGAGGCCGGCATCCTCGGCGGCGTCCGGCACAAGAACATCGTCAGGCTGCTGTGCTGCCTCTCCCGCGGCGACTCATCCGGCAAGCTCCTCGTGTACGACTACATGGACAACGGCAGCCTCGACGGGTGGCTCCACGGCCACGCTCTCACCGACGGCGCCAGGCACTCCGTGTCGTCCGTGGCGAGGGCCCGGTCAGGTCGGCGCGAGGCTGGTTTGGACTGGCCCGCGAGGATCAGAGTCGCCGTGGCCGCCGCGCAGGGGCTCTGCTACATGCACCACGAGTGCTCCCCGCCCATCGTTCACCGGGACGTCAAGACCAGCAACATCTTGCTGGACTCCGAATTTCGGGCCAAGGTCGCGGACTTCGGGCTGGCCAGGATGCTGGTGCAGGCCGGCACGCCGGACACCatgtctgccgtcgccggatcgTTCGGCTACATGGCTCCTG AGTGCGGCTACACGAGGAAGGTGACGGAGAAGGTggacgtgtacagcttcggcgtgGTGCTCCTGGAGCTCACCACCGGGCGGGCGGCCAACGACGGCGGCGAGGACGGGTCGCTGGCGGAATGGGCGCGGCACCTGTACCAATCAGGAGGAAGCATCGGCGAAGCCACGGATAGTCGCATCAGATACGCGGGGTGCTCGGAGGAGATCGAGGTCGTGTTCAGGCTAGGGGTGATGTGCACGAGCGCGTCGCCGTCGTCGCGGACGACCATGAAGGACGTGCTGCAGATCCTGCTCAGGTGCTGCGAGCAGACGCACCAGAAGGGCAAGGCGGAGCCTGGCCGGGAGTACGAGGCGGCTCCGCTCTTGCTGCCGCAGCGCGGCAGCCGGCGGAAGCAGCTCTCAAACTCCAAGGGGTCCGACAGCGAGGAGAAGAGCGACTTCGACGGCATTGTCTGA